The Plasmodium vinckei vinckei genome assembly, chromosome: PVVCY_09 genome includes the window ATGCTACCTGATATATTGGACGTAGTTagcaataaaatattattataatattttaaagaatCTATTTGTGTTAATAATGTATTAACAACCCTTATACTATCTGATGGCTCTGTTCCATCCATAGATTTTTTTCGATCTGCTGACAAGCTTTCCACTTCATCAATTAGTAAGCATATGAAAACATCATTTTCCTCATAttcattaataatttttttaattttattaaataattttaatacttGCTTCCCAGATTCACTAAACCATTTTGAAAACAATGTATGAGCATTTAGTTCTATCAAAATTCCTGTAAATtaaattcaaatataaatataataaaatatataattgaagAAGCATAATAGTATAGcataaagatatatattaatatttcgAACACCTATAAATGTaatgaattatattatatgactAAACAACCTGTTGTGTACATATTAGATAAACGAATGCACATTTTATTGGCCAGGGCTTTACACAATGATGTTTTTCCTGTGCCTGGAGGCCCATATAACAAAACTAGATGATTATAATTGATTAAATTGCAATCGATTTTTTTCGACGCAAATAACATTAAAGCTGATGCATATTCGAGTAAAtctctttttatattttcttcatagTATAAACTGTCCCATAATTTATGAAAACGTGGATGtggtaatatatattgagAATAAATTggaatatgttttttttcttcgtCTTCATTTTCACTTGGCTCATTAAATTGCTCTTCCATAaaatcatcatttttatagtaTGTAACTACATTTACTACACAACAAAAATTTGGTAAAATGATTGGATCCTCTTCCATAGAAGATATTGATTTTTCCCCTATAATAGGTAcagtaaataataaattagacggatattttatgttgtctttattttttatatcattaatcATAGGATATGAATAAGCAATACTTTGTGTTGTAGCAAGAGAGTTAACTAAATTGGTCGTATTAAATCCATTTGAagaattttgttttttaaaatttaaattattatcattatatattttttcataatttttttttccataagaatttaatatattagtattgtctatatcctttttattatcatttatatttatatgtgaATTGGCTTCATAAACTGAATAATGTGTAGTGTATAATGTcccataaatattattttcacaaTTTTCGTTATATTcctttacaatttttataggAATAGCTGGCTCAATAACTATATATTCACAATAATTACTTAATTTTTCACACATGATCTTATTTGGGTCATGACGACCTAAAGTTATTGTTATTCCGAGCGAAAACAGCCATTTGTGTGCTGctacttttattatttcatttgatacatctttttcattttttatacaaatttcACAACATAATGGAATCCTTTTTTCCTCAttaatattcattatttcccagtataaatatagacgaattatatgcaaaaatatatttttgtaaaattctAAATACGTTCTACAAAAAGTTAttgctatttttatacaatatatatgattttttatcttaatcatatcattataaatttttcattttaacgagaatatgcttatatatacgttatttatacatttatatattattcacaTTTTACCAGAAAATTgcacatattatatatttttgaggGTGAATATgcaatttttgtttaatcTGTGCTTTGATCAAGAGTTTAATGCTAaagcatattattttttaagaacataaatatatagaaaaaaattgttaagAAATATAAGCATGTCTATCATATCGcttcataataatttttttataaaaaagttacAACGGATGTACATACTGCGGTGAATTCGACTATTCATTGTTATAAcagttatatataaattgaaCAATATTAAACGTATTTGATTTTGAATGAtctctatttttattattaagaaAAGTAAAAAAGTTTATTAATGTTGaattataagaaaaaaaggtAATGATACtagaatgaaaaaaaataaatgtagcATCCTGTGCTATGGGTACATTTTTATGAGTAAGCATAATAAGTATATAGTTTTAAAACATTCACAAAACATAAAGGAagttttgtaaaaaataatatttgtttgaTCAATATTCggaaattataatataacgTATCAATAATTAAACTGGGATGTACATGCATGATTAAAACGGCGAAGCATTAAGTATTTCAATAAAGTTAGCATATTtctttacatatattttaagtttaataattatcctgagtaaaatattgttttcacattcattttattttataaggAACTTATGTGATTTGACACTTGGATAAGGAGAAAACCTTGTATTTGAGGACATATCTCAATAATTAATTCAATCAGCAATATACCGAcatttacatttatatttattatatggtTTGAAGTTTAATCCGATTTACCTAATTCGTTATAAtttgcatatttaaaagtAATGCAAATtcgtatatacatatattggTGGCAATTTTTTGCTTcaacataaaaaaagacaGTTATATAGCTACTTTTGTAAGaccaaattaaaaaaaaaataaggaaacatttttttctgaacagtcatattttatttttacataagaaataaaatgtagctttctttaattttttattgtgtGTGTGTTTTAagcaaattttttaaatataaaatgaattaacaaaggattattttatttaatcattattttaaataattttatgtctgttttctttttaattaatttttttggtaAAATTGtcttaaattattatattaagaaaaacccaacaaaataaaattacatTCATTCTCTATTCAGTTGACGTTATTTAAAAGTGATAAGTTGTtccacatatttttaagatcttttatttttttatgtcacaatttttaaatattaaataacaaaaatataataaaatttgttctACCCCCAAAGTTGCATAATAGACTTTttctatttataattttaagtAAGCAATGCATTTAAAAACGAGCAAATCGTGCAAAagataatatgaataaaacattttttcagTATAagtatgtaaaataaatatgtataggAAAGGAatgttaaattattatgcatgcacatatatatatacacatttaaGTATTCatgtttcaaaaaataattgaaattattgcaaaatttaaaaagaaaagtatCAATCCCTTCGAAAGTGAGATGCtttcatttaattcatAGCCGATTTAAATACCATCAGACCAattgatatttatttcgACTGggaaaaaaggaaaatgcatttaataaatgatgattccttgaaaaaaaagaaatcaCATCTAAACAATCCAGAAAGtaaaatcaaaattaataataatatgaaattgTCTATAAGCACAAGTCACAGTTATGAAGAGAATGATGACCATTCAGAATGTTTgtctttttcaaaatattcggatactttaaaaaaatataatgaaaatgaatatcAGGCAGACAATCGCTTAAATGCAAAATCAAAGGAATCTTTTAATGATTGGGaaataaaggaaaaaatagaatTGGACAAATCTCTCGATGAACAAAcacttaataaaaatgataaattacaaaataatacaaaaattgaATATAAAGATAAAGCTTCTAATTTCTTTGATTATATGgaaagaagaaataaagaattcgaagaagaaaaagaagaaagcGATTTTTATTCATGTAATTTAAGCGGAGAAAATGATTATTCAGTAAAGgaatataaacataatttggaaaaaaacggtataaatacaaaaggGGTGCTAACAGATGatgaaatagaaaaaaaggatgtaaaaaaaaaagttgaaaCGAAATTTGAGCATTCCCAAAAGATGGAATATGCAAAAGAATGTGATGAAGAGATAAACATTGAGATAGaacttgaaaaaaaaaatacacaaaCATTTGAAGATGATTATGATTTTCCTAGTGAATATTAtactatatttaataatgaatcaaaattatcaaatcttataaaaatcaatgatgaaaataaaaccgAAGGTGAACATAAATCATCCGAATGGGATTTGGGGTATACtgaaaacataaaaaaatcaagagagaaaaatattaatatacttAATTCAAAATGCAAACAAAattgtaattttattaaaaatgaaggaGTACATCCAAAAAACGGATCTATTATggataaaagaaaaatctTGCATAGCATGTCTTCAAAGGCATCTATCCCAGACAAGGATAATATCGAAGGAgcgcaaaaaaaaattgagtCATTCTATTTATGTGATATGGAAAATAATCCTTCACATTCAAGATGTGATAGTGAAGGAAATTTAACAGAAGAATCACAAGAAAAATCGGAAAACGAAACAGGAGATGAGCAAGAAATagcatatattaaaaagggTAGTAATAACACAATTTCCAATTTGGAACGAGATAGTTcagaaaattttaatagtGAATTAGATAGTAATGATATTGatactttaaaaaaaagtccTAAGAATTGTTCttataataaagaagataaaattaataactATAGAATCTTAAAATGTGTGGTTAAATCACCAAtagttttaaataaaagttaTAAGTCAACATTCCacaatgataataaatatgatgtAAAAAATCGTTTAAAGGAGAAAATTAGCAATTTGAATGAAAAATCGCgtaaattttctttatcaaACAAAGGAACccatataaaatgtaaatatagttcatataaaaataaaaatttgaatttaTTACCAAAAAGggttgatatatataataaaaataaacattgcaaaaatatcattaacttaaaaaaaaacaataataatataataaagccAACCAAAGTAACAAGACACCAACAGGATTTTTCTGTTGACATGATTAATgggattaaaaaaatggatagaAAGATAAATACAAAACGAATATATAGCATTTGCacaaatggaaaaaatgaaaaaataaaacttcCAATTTTCAAAGTGAGCCCAATGATACAAAAAAGGAATTTTGATTTTGATGCAATGGTAGTAAAGGATGGACATGTCATTccaagaaaaaaaaactcaGTAAAAGAAGcttttgataaatataaattatataaagaaaaatcaaaaatataaaaataacataagAGATAATTATGCATCATTATTTTGCtttattgtattattgaataatatttttaaaattggcTTTAGTTTGATTAAAAAGgggaatatatatgtggCAAATTTAACAACAATGCTGGTAATGCACGGGAACACTAcacattaatatatatgatttcAACGGACATAgacaatatttatttgcataccaattttttattttaaattattctcttcattttttttaaataatgtttCATTTGAATTTTGTGCGCTTTTACTAAATAAAGCAAttagcatatttttatttcgatatattttttaacatcTTTACAATTCTTTATGATGCtttaaacaataaatattttttaaatgtaaaagacaaaaaaaaacaaaaaaaatattggaaGTACATATACCCAATGTATTAATACGAATATAAATGCATAAGTAGATAATAAAAGTATTGATATCATGCAGAAATGGTTGCATGAGGGTTTAaagcaaaaaaagaataataatagagAGTAAAACGCGATGCCctctattttatattacagtgaaatattacataaaaaaaaagtattagGCATTAACTTGTCttaattattcattttttttcatttaatatgTCCAATATTTCGCTTATGGTTGAAAATTTTCCTGGACGTTGTTTTGGTGTGATTCCATTTTGCTctaaattttgaatataattcCAATTATCAAAAGTaataaattgtattttttttttatttaataaatcagTTATATCATTATCGAAGAATGTGGTtgttttttctaaaaaGTTAGAAATAGTCAAAGCGCTATTTTTCGATGAAATAATTTGGCTAGCTATATTTCCTTTAGGTCCGTTAGAAAACCAACCAGCTCGGAATATtccaaaattattttttaaaatatcttctttatatttttgaatagattgattatataaattttctgaaaacgtattttttttaaaacctGTAGCATATATAAGTAATGGAGTTGATATAGATTTTTTGTAGCCCAAATTGGtattgttattttcattatttttaatgtttttatttatttcaaattcaatattttttatatgatcaTTAATTGGATCTATACTTTTAATTTGatgacaaaaaataaattctataattttatatttattatataaatctttatttttttcaaacatttgataattttgaaCCATATctaaaaaaagtttatttTGTCTATTTCGCATATTCGAATTTTCATGATCTTCGTCTAAATCtcctttattattatggtctttaaaatatgagCACAtgtcataattatttttatttaagataacttttgtattatctaatgaaaataattctcTTAATTCCGCATTGGTAAATGATGTATGTTTGTATCCTCGTCTTcctattatataaacatgATTAATTTGGTGACGCTTTATagaatttaaataattattattaatatctgttttatttaattcgtCTATAGGCTTTATAAGGATTCTGGCAATATCTAATGATACATTTCCATTTCCAATAATAACTGAATTTGAAAAGTTTTCAAAAGAATTTAAATAgttatctatttttttacatcgtatatcatcataataattattgtaaaaatatattaaatctCTTGCATGAAATATACCAGGAAAGtgttcattttctttataatctatttttttagcatATGGTATTTGTGGAAAAGAAGGCTCAGAAGCTCCACAACAAAAAAGTATtgca containing:
- a CDS encoding AAA family ATPase, putative; amino-acid sequence: MIKIKNHIYCIKIAITFCRTYLEFYKNIFLHIIRLYLYWEIMNINEEKRIPLCCEICIKNEKDVSNEIIKVAAHKWLFSLGITITLGRHDPNKIMCEKLSNYCEYIVIEPAIPIKIVKEYNENCENNIYGTLYTTHYSVYEANSHININDNKKDIDNTNILNSYGKKNYEKIYNDNNLNFKKQNSSNGFNTTNLVNSLATTQSIAYSYPMINDIKNKDNIKYPSNLLFTVPIIGEKSISSMEEDPIILPNFCCVVNVVTYYKNDDFMEEQFNEPSENEDEEKKHIPIYSQYILPHPRFHKLWDSLYYEENIKRDLLEYASALMLFASKKIDCNLINYNHLVLLYGPPGTGKTSLCKALANKMCIRLSNMYTTGILIELNAHTLFSKWFSESGKQVLKLFNKIKKIINEYEENDVFICLLIDEVESLSADRKKSMDGTEPSDSIRVVNTLLTQIDSLKYYNNILLLTTSNISEMIDDAFIDRADLKQFIGLPNEECRYEIYKDCIGELIEKGIISYSFKIPSYQRIIKLLKNENDKSKDEYVCGSKLMECAKMSNGFSGRCLRRIPFQAYAYFCQATLRFYNSTNNNEQNVLISLNDFLLALHKAVKKELMCKDILFDQKNK
- a CDS encoding adrenodoxin reductase, putative — protein: MILRGTLYVPRNFKNIKYRKIYNFVFFRKDFFSSENKHFKIGIVGGGPSALYCCKYFLKNEKIKVDIFDKLPNPYGLIRYGVAPDHVNVKNIYKTFNSVVINKSYRFFGNVNIGVDIKVEELRNYYNAILFCCGASEPSFPQIPYAKKIDYKENEHFPGIFHARDLIYFYNNYYDDIRCKKIDNYLNSFENFSNSVIIGNGNVSLDIARILIKPIDELNKTDINNNYLNSIKRHQINHVYIIGRRGYKHTSFTNAELRELFSLDNTKVILNKNNYDMCSYFKDHNNKGDLDEDHENSNMRNRQNKLFLDMVQNYQMFEKNKDLYNKYKIIEFIFCHQIKSIDPINDHIKNIEFEINKNIKNNENNNTNLGYKKSISTPLLIYATGFKKNTFSENLYNQSIQKYKEDILKNNFGIFRAGWFSNGPKGNIASQIISSKNSALTISNFLEKTTTFFDNDITDLLNKKKIQFITFDNWNYIQNLEQNGITPKQRPGKFSTISEILDILNEKK